A part of Paraliobacillus zengyii genomic DNA contains:
- the uraH gene encoding hydroxyisourate hydrolase → MAGLTTHILDLTHGKPANNVKIELYEIVANNIKAIRKSVVTNADGRLDSPLLTTAELQQAQYELVFYIGSYFRRKGMDLEEPHFLEEIPVRFVVTNKEEHYHIPLLVSPWGYQIYRGS, encoded by the coding sequence ATGGCGGGATTAACTACGCATATATTAGATTTAACACATGGAAAGCCAGCAAATAATGTTAAAATAGAATTATATGAAATTGTAGCTAATAATATAAAGGCAATACGCAAAAGTGTTGTTACAAATGCTGATGGCCGTTTAGATAGTCCATTATTAACTACAGCAGAATTACAGCAAGCACAATATGAATTAGTCTTTTATATTGGTTCCTATTTTAGAAGGAAAGGAATGGATTTAGAAGAACCACATTTTCTTGAAGAGATTCCGGTTCGCTTTGTCGTTACGAATAAGGAAGAGCATTACCATATACCGTTATTGGTATCACCGTGGGGTTATCAAATTTATCGCGGTAGTTGA
- a CDS encoding family 43 glycosylhydrolase: protein MQIKTIPTSKETIALGQSPTLPKHVEVELENGIKADFPVDWENVNAVDLKSPGSFTVEGTLKVKTFPKPLIEKRADPYLYKHTDGYYYFTGSYPLYDRIVLRRAKTIEELPEAEEVTVWERHESGIMSEHIWAPELHFIDGKWYLYFAAGEKDDVWEIRPYVLEADGANPLEANWIEKGQINTEFQSFSLDATTFEHHNKRYLVWAQKVDNDTISNMYIAEMENPWTIKKQVLLSTPEYDWEQAGFYVNEGPAMIHRNGKVFIAYSGAATDDRYAMGLLTADENSNLLDPASWTKTPEPVFVSSDETSEYGPGHNSFSVDEDGFDVLVYHARPYKEVEGNPLYDHNRHGRIQRLFWNQDGTPYFGIPGDTVEPTNQKVVAQITVK from the coding sequence ATGCAAATAAAAACAATACCTACTAGTAAAGAAACGATTGCATTAGGGCAATCACCGACATTACCTAAGCATGTTGAAGTTGAGTTAGAGAATGGAATTAAAGCAGATTTTCCGGTTGATTGGGAAAATGTAAACGCTGTCGATCTAAAAAGTCCTGGTTCATTTACTGTTGAGGGCACTCTTAAAGTAAAAACATTTCCTAAACCACTAATTGAAAAACGTGCAGATCCGTATTTATATAAACATACAGATGGCTATTATTACTTTACAGGCTCTTATCCATTATATGATCGAATTGTATTGCGTCGTGCTAAAACAATTGAGGAGTTACCTGAAGCAGAAGAGGTAACTGTCTGGGAAAGACATGAGAGTGGAATAATGTCTGAACATATCTGGGCGCCAGAATTACATTTTATTGACGGTAAATGGTATCTTTATTTCGCGGCTGGTGAAAAAGATGATGTTTGGGAGATTCGACCATATGTTTTAGAAGCTGACGGAGCTAATCCATTAGAGGCTAATTGGATAGAGAAAGGACAAATAAATACTGAATTTCAAAGTTTTTCATTAGATGCAACCACTTTCGAGCATCATAATAAGCGGTACTTAGTTTGGGCACAAAAAGTCGATAATGATACAATCTCGAATATGTACATTGCAGAGATGGAAAACCCTTGGACAATTAAGAAACAAGTATTGTTATCCACTCCAGAATATGATTGGGAACAGGCAGGCTTTTATGTGAATGAAGGTCCAGCAATGATTCATCGTAATGGTAAAGTGTTTATTGCATATTCTGGTGCTGCAACAGATGATCGCTATGCAATGGGATTATTGACTGCTGATGAAAATAGTAATCTATTAGATCCTGCATCATGGACTAAAACACCAGAACCTGTTTTTGTATCAAGTGATGAAACAAGTGAGTATGGACCTGGTCATAACAGCTTTAGTGTAGATGAAGACGGATTTGATGTATTGGTTTATCATGCACGTCCATATAAAGAGGTAGAAGGCAATCCATTGTATGACCATAATCGTCATGGTAGAATTCAAAGGCTGTTTTGGAATCAAGATGGCACGCCATACTTTGGGATACCGGGTGATACAGTTGAACCGACTAATCAAAAAGTAGTAGCTCAGATAACAGTAAAATAA
- a CDS encoding formate--tetrahydrofolate ligase, producing the protein MDVPTDVPTDIEIASQAKIKSITEIATNLGLQDEEWEPYGKYKAKLSLSVLDRLKDTKDGKLILVTSINPTPAGEGKSTVTVGLGQALNRSGHKAIVALREPSLGPTMGLKGGASGGGYSQVIPMEDINLHFTGDIHAITATNNALSAFIDNHIFQGNTCEIDTRRIVWKRVVDLNDRALRNVVVGLGGPKQGIPREDGFNITVASEIMAIFCLAKDRADMRRRLAKIVVGYRSDSTPVTVEDLGMAGALTLLLKEAIMPNLVQTLENTPAIIHGGPFANIAHGCNSLLATRMASKLGDFVVTEAGFGADLGAEKFLNIKARIGELDPNAVVIVATIRALKMHGGVNKEELKKEDIVGLRAGMKNLKKHMETIEAFGLPFVVAINRFITDSEAEVAYVKEWCEEQGVAVALTEVWEHGGAGGLELAEKVVKIIEQKQSNFHYLYKLEDSIESKVEKIAKTVYGAEGVQFTVQAKQQITEMIANNWDKLPICMAKTQYSLSDDPNLLGRPEGFIITVREFRPSIGAGFLVALTGDVLTMPGLPKEPAALKMDVDESGNAVGLF; encoded by the coding sequence ATAGATGTGCCAACAGATGTGCCAACAGATATTGAGATAGCTAGCCAAGCAAAGATTAAATCAATTACAGAGATTGCTACAAATCTTGGGTTACAGGATGAGGAATGGGAGCCCTATGGTAAATATAAAGCAAAACTTTCACTTTCTGTATTGGATCGACTCAAAGATACAAAAGACGGTAAATTAATATTGGTAACTTCTATTAATCCGACACCAGCTGGTGAAGGCAAGTCAACTGTTACCGTTGGATTAGGTCAAGCGCTTAATCGATCTGGGCATAAAGCTATTGTTGCATTACGTGAACCTTCATTAGGACCGACAATGGGTCTTAAAGGTGGAGCAAGTGGTGGTGGATATTCTCAAGTAATCCCTATGGAGGATATTAACTTGCACTTTACTGGTGATATTCATGCTATAACTGCTACTAATAATGCTTTATCTGCCTTTATTGATAACCATATTTTTCAAGGGAATACATGTGAAATAGACACACGTCGTATTGTTTGGAAACGTGTTGTTGATTTAAATGATCGCGCATTACGTAATGTTGTTGTTGGTTTAGGTGGTCCAAAACAAGGTATACCAAGAGAAGATGGATTTAATATTACGGTAGCATCAGAGATAATGGCAATTTTTTGTTTAGCAAAAGATCGAGCAGATATGCGACGTCGATTGGCTAAAATTGTTGTGGGTTATCGATCAGATAGTACTCCTGTAACCGTTGAGGACTTAGGTATGGCAGGTGCATTAACTTTGCTATTAAAAGAAGCAATTATGCCGAACCTCGTACAAACGCTTGAGAATACACCTGCGATTATCCACGGCGGTCCTTTTGCCAATATTGCGCATGGTTGTAATAGTTTACTTGCTACAAGGATGGCAAGTAAACTTGGTGACTTTGTTGTCACGGAGGCTGGCTTTGGTGCTGATCTTGGTGCGGAGAAATTTTTAAACATTAAAGCCCGAATTGGGGAGCTCGATCCTAATGCTGTGGTAATTGTTGCGACTATTCGCGCGCTGAAAATGCATGGAGGCGTTAATAAAGAAGAATTAAAGAAAGAAGATATTGTAGGATTACGAGCTGGAATGAAAAATCTAAAAAAACATATGGAAACGATCGAAGCGTTTGGTCTACCATTTGTCGTAGCGATTAATCGTTTTATTACGGATTCAGAGGCAGAGGTTGCCTATGTTAAGGAATGGTGTGAAGAACAAGGTGTCGCTGTTGCATTAACTGAGGTTTGGGAACATGGCGGGGCAGGTGGATTAGAACTTGCTGAAAAGGTTGTTAAGATCATTGAACAAAAACAGAGCAACTTTCATTATCTCTATAAATTAGAAGATTCAATTGAGAGTAAAGTTGAGAAGATCGCAAAAACAGTTTACGGTGCTGAAGGTGTACAATTTACTGTGCAAGCGAAGCAACAGATCACAGAAATGATTGCTAATAACTGGGATAAACTGCCGATATGTATGGCGAAAACACAATACTCTTTATCAGATGATCCAAACTTACTAGGTCGGCCAGAAGGTTTTATTATAACAGTAAGAGAATTCCGTCCATCTATTGGAGCAGGTTTCCTTGTTGCGCTAACTGGCGATGTACTAACAATGCCTGGTTTGCCTAAGGAACCAGCGGCACTGAAAATGGACGTAGATGAAAGCGGGAATGCAGTCGGTTTATTCTAA
- a CDS encoding DUF2268 domain-containing protein, translating to MIQTNKWLQNYLATKTGKFPENFVVHMDTLCDPLVAYFIDTDAQTIQWHLLQHGLFYPDPHDKHTILAMFKNDYWGIVEEQFNSLKQRWKGPEVPVFLFPSDFTNNRLQEEFSGLSGLSYPDKVFLFIKDDTSPKKLEALLTHEYSHVYRLQYKPLKDKTLNLSDAIVLEGIAEIAVQQLVGNTYLSKATGLYTKEEAQFYWNEWIKPNQHLVKTNLQHDQLMYGGEDIPKWAGYNVGFHLVKNYMENNNISLLELLQMPTDTIIEKSAFDKNVR from the coding sequence GTGATTCAAACTAATAAATGGTTACAAAATTATTTAGCAACTAAAACAGGTAAATTTCCCGAGAACTTTGTTGTTCATATGGACACACTATGTGATCCGTTAGTTGCTTACTTTATAGATACAGATGCCCAAACAATTCAATGGCACCTTCTTCAACACGGCCTATTCTATCCTGATCCCCATGATAAACATACTATCCTTGCGATGTTTAAAAATGATTACTGGGGAATAGTTGAAGAACAATTTAATTCACTAAAACAAAGATGGAAAGGACCTGAAGTTCCGGTATTTCTTTTCCCATCGGACTTTACCAACAATCGTCTACAAGAAGAGTTTAGCGGCCTTTCTGGATTAAGCTATCCAGATAAAGTTTTTTTATTTATTAAAGATGATACCTCTCCCAAAAAACTAGAAGCTTTATTGACACATGAATATAGCCATGTTTATAGATTGCAATATAAGCCATTAAAAGATAAAACACTTAACTTATCTGATGCCATTGTGTTAGAAGGTATTGCAGAAATTGCTGTGCAACAATTAGTTGGCAATACCTATTTATCAAAGGCTACTGGCCTTTATACAAAAGAAGAAGCGCAATTCTATTGGAATGAATGGATAAAACCTAATCAACATCTTGTTAAAACAAACCTTCAACATGATCAATTAATGTACGGTGGAGAAGACATACCTAAATGGGCTGGTTATAACGTAGGGTTTCATCTTGTTAAAAATTATATGGAGAACAACAACATATCTTTGTTAGAGCTATTACAGATGCCCACAGATACTATCATTGAAAAATCTGCGTTCGACAAAAATGTGCGCTAG
- the uraD gene encoding 2-oxo-4-hydroxy-4-carboxy-5-ureidoimidazoline decarboxylase, whose translation MLQIEEVNQLSNEDFIELLGGIFEKSPWVAKKVEVFRPFASFDQLFERMSEVVGNVPKQEKLELMRAHPNLGNKIKMSDASTKEQQGAGLQDLTENELASFLKLNKAYMDKFGFPFIIAVKGMDKSIIYQTMEKRFLQPKEEEFEIALTEINKIAFLRLKEKIKQS comes from the coding sequence ATGCTGCAAATAGAGGAAGTCAATCAATTATCAAATGAGGATTTTATTGAATTGTTAGGTGGCATCTTTGAAAAATCACCGTGGGTTGCAAAGAAAGTGGAGGTATTTCGTCCGTTTGCGTCTTTTGACCAATTATTTGAGAGAATGTCGGAAGTGGTAGGAAATGTCCCAAAACAAGAAAAGCTGGAATTAATGCGCGCGCACCCAAATTTAGGAAATAAAATAAAGATGAGTGATGCATCGACTAAGGAACAGCAGGGTGCAGGCTTGCAAGATTTAACGGAGAATGAATTAGCTTCCTTTTTAAAATTAAACAAAGCCTATATGGATAAATTCGGATTTCCATTTATTATTGCTGTTAAGGGTATGGATAAGTCAATTATTTATCAAACGATGGAAAAACGATTCCTACAACCCAAAGAGGAAGAGTTTGAAATAGCATTAACAGAAATAAATAAAATTGCCTTCTTACGGTTAAAAGAGAAAATCAAGCAATCATAG
- a CDS encoding HesB/YadR/YfhF family protein — MEISITQPAVKWFINEMELETGDTIRFFARYGGHGGIHKGFSLGISTNAEANNPIMQIEEQGITFFVEKSDAWYFDNMNFHIKYSRKLDEVDFLIE; from the coding sequence ATGGAAATATCTATTACGCAACCAGCGGTAAAATGGTTTATAAATGAAATGGAATTAGAAACAGGAGATACGATTCGCTTTTTCGCTCGTTATGGCGGGCATGGGGGAATACACAAAGGATTTTCACTAGGAATATCTACTAATGCTGAAGCGAATAATCCAATTATGCAAATTGAAGAACAGGGAATTACTTTCTTTGTTGAAAAATCAGATGCTTGGTATTTCGACAATATGAATTTTCATATTAAATATTCACGTAAACTTGATGAAGTTGATTTTTTAATAGAGTAG
- a CDS encoding Lrp/AsnC family transcriptional regulator: MEEKEIELLKLLEKNGRLEVETIASMLDLDVDKTKEMMEKLEKESAILGYSTLVNWAKVLEYDGVTAMIDVKVTPTRGTGFDKVAERIYRFPEVKALYLMSGAYDLSISVEGKTMMEISRFVSDKLSTLDSVVSTTTHFVLKKYKHDGIIFEEDDDQDRRMMVSP, translated from the coding sequence ATGGAAGAGAAGGAAATAGAATTATTAAAACTTTTAGAGAAAAATGGCCGTTTAGAAGTAGAAACTATTGCAAGTATGCTTGATTTGGATGTTGATAAAACGAAAGAAATGATGGAAAAACTCGAAAAAGAAAGTGCTATTTTAGGATACTCAACTTTAGTTAATTGGGCAAAAGTATTGGAGTATGATGGTGTTACAGCGATGATAGATGTTAAGGTGACCCCAACAAGAGGAACTGGTTTTGATAAAGTGGCCGAACGCATTTATCGATTTCCTGAAGTAAAAGCCCTCTATTTGATGTCTGGTGCTTATGATTTATCGATTTCAGTAGAAGGTAAAACAATGATGGAAATTAGTCGATTTGTATCAGATAAATTATCAACATTAGATAGCGTTGTTTCAACAACTACGCATTTCGTATTGAAGAAATACAAGCATGATGGCATTATTTTTGAAGAAGATGATGATCAAGATAGAAGGATGATGGTATCGCCATGA
- a CDS encoding class I SAM-dependent methyltransferase: protein MKLSYTDMVAMFGIGGAHPGGLGIIKQWVKRVNPNPHQRILDIGCGTGQSLLYLAENTASQIVGIDQNVLMLEKSSQRLKQHPHVNIIQANAEDLPFPTQSIDHIISESVTAFTKIKVALKEYQRVLKHNGILTLLEMTSNRQLTPAIQDEIKQFYGVTALMTEEGWINALKETGFKSIEVEKIPDSLEAVIDFDLNQSIDPAYFDLMANHYNLTEKYKDDLSARLYYCRK from the coding sequence ATGAAACTATCCTATACTGATATGGTTGCAATGTTTGGTATTGGCGGTGCCCACCCTGGAGGTCTGGGGATTATAAAGCAATGGGTAAAAAGGGTAAATCCAAATCCTCATCAAAGAATCTTAGATATTGGGTGTGGTACTGGACAAAGTTTACTTTATCTCGCCGAGAATACAGCAAGTCAGATCGTTGGAATTGACCAAAATGTATTGATGCTAGAAAAATCCTCTCAACGATTAAAACAGCATCCTCATGTTAACATCATACAGGCAAACGCAGAGGACTTACCTTTTCCTACACAATCAATTGATCATATCATTTCCGAATCAGTTACAGCTTTCACCAAAATTAAAGTTGCATTAAAAGAATACCAACGTGTACTGAAACATAACGGAATTCTAACGTTACTTGAAATGACGTCCAATCGCCAGTTAACTCCTGCTATACAAGATGAGATCAAACAATTTTATGGTGTTACCGCATTAATGACTGAAGAAGGTTGGATCAATGCGTTAAAGGAAACAGGTTTTAAATCTATTGAAGTTGAAAAAATCCCTGATTCTTTAGAAGCAGTGATTGATTTTGATCTAAACCAATCGATTGACCCTGCATATTTTGATTTAATGGCTAATCATTACAACTTAACAGAAAAGTATAAAGATGATTTAAGCGCACGCTTATATTACTGTCGAAAATAA
- a CDS encoding MerR family transcriptional regulator, with protein MIDNPSYKERKVITIGVVSELTGLTERQIRYYEERKLIFPDRSPKGNRKYSFADVEQLIDIANKREEGVQTYEIRQEMLKKKRKDERKGRKELLRGEINARFGIQKD; from the coding sequence ATGATTGACAATCCTTCATATAAGGAGAGGAAAGTAATCACGATTGGCGTCGTAAGTGAACTAACCGGCTTAACCGAACGACAAATTCGGTATTATGAAGAAAGGAAATTGATTTTTCCTGATCGTTCTCCGAAAGGTAATCGTAAATATTCATTTGCGGATGTTGAACAACTAATCGATATTGCTAATAAAAGAGAAGAAGGCGTACAAACTTACGAAATTAGACAAGAGATGCTGAAAAAGAAACGTAAAGATGAACGTAAAGGCCGAAAAGAATTGCTAAGAGGGGAAATCAATGCTCGCTTTGGAATTCAAAAAGATTAA
- a CDS encoding amidase — protein MDIKTYQDNDAIGLAQLVKSKQVSQKELLDVAFRRLEEVNPDLNAVIRTRKDKVYREARNEDRIDQPFFGVPMLLKDISQSIKGEVLSSGSKLLQNNVAKADSNLVAKLREAGFLFLGQTNTPEFGLKNITEPKTYGMTRNPWKLNHSSGGSSGGSAAAVASGIVPVAGASDGGGSIRIPASFTGLFGLKPTRGRTPVGPGVGRQWQGASIDFALTRSVRDSAALLDLLQTIQPEAAFQTPLYDGSYSELVRKPTDQTYRIAFTTASPVGTPVSEDAKKAVQKVVKWLEGQGHHVEELENPVEGTALMKNYYLMNSGEMNHVIINLEKMLGRELTLADMEIVTWVLHKAGEKVSAAAYSQSLAGWDSAALQMAQFHQKYDFYVTPTNAHPAPKNGELTHTKAQIEKLKVIDQLTMTEQQKLVYEMFLPSLTYTPYTQLANLTGQPAMSVPTYLTNEGLPMGVQFIAAKGKEDMLFTIASQLEKSDLWINRKQYSFA, from the coding sequence TTGGATATAAAAACATACCAAGATAATGATGCGATTGGTTTAGCGCAACTAGTTAAAAGTAAACAAGTCTCGCAGAAAGAATTACTAGACGTGGCATTCCGTCGATTAGAAGAAGTAAATCCAGACCTAAATGCGGTAATTCGGACACGAAAAGATAAGGTTTATCGGGAAGCTCGTAACGAAGATAGAATAGATCAGCCATTCTTTGGTGTCCCTATGTTATTAAAGGATATTTCCCAATCAATAAAAGGAGAGGTGCTGAGTTCTGGTTCAAAATTATTGCAAAACAATGTAGCCAAAGCTGATTCAAACCTCGTAGCAAAATTACGAGAAGCTGGTTTTTTATTTTTGGGACAAACAAACACACCTGAATTCGGTTTAAAAAATATTACGGAACCTAAAACATATGGTATGACACGTAATCCATGGAAACTTAATCACTCTTCAGGTGGATCAAGTGGCGGTTCTGCCGCAGCAGTTGCATCAGGAATTGTACCTGTTGCTGGTGCGAGTGATGGTGGTGGTTCAATTCGTATCCCAGCTTCGTTTACTGGGCTATTTGGGCTCAAACCTACGAGAGGAAGAACGCCAGTAGGACCAGGTGTAGGAAGACAATGGCAAGGAGCGTCGATTGATTTTGCATTAACACGTTCCGTTCGGGATAGTGCTGCACTCCTAGATCTCTTGCAAACGATCCAGCCTGAGGCAGCCTTTCAAACACCTCTATATGATGGGAGTTATTCAGAACTTGTTCGTAAACCAACGGATCAAACGTATCGAATTGCTTTTACCACTGCTTCGCCAGTAGGGACCCCAGTTAGTGAAGATGCTAAAAAAGCGGTTCAAAAAGTTGTCAAGTGGTTAGAAGGTCAGGGCCACCATGTAGAAGAACTTGAAAATCCAGTCGAGGGAACAGCACTAATGAAAAATTATTATTTGATGAACAGTGGGGAAATGAATCATGTTATTATCAATTTGGAGAAAATGTTAGGTAGAGAGTTAACGTTAGCGGATATGGAGATCGTTACATGGGTATTACATAAGGCTGGAGAAAAGGTGTCTGCAGCAGCTTATAGCCAAAGTCTTGCAGGTTGGGATAGTGCTGCGCTACAAATGGCACAATTTCATCAGAAATATGACTTTTATGTAACACCAACAAATGCACATCCAGCACCTAAAAATGGAGAATTAACGCATACTAAAGCACAAATAGAAAAGTTAAAAGTAATCGATCAATTAACAATGACAGAACAACAAAAGCTGGTATATGAAATGTTTTTACCTAGTTTAACCTATACGCCATATACACAATTAGCTAATTTAACAGGCCAACCAGCGATGAGTGTTCCGACCTATCTAACCAATGAGGGTCTACCAATGGGCGTACAATTTATCGCAGCAAAAGGTAAAGAAGACATGCTCTTTACTATCGCAAGTCAACTAGAAAAATCCGATCTATGGATAAATAGAAAGCAATACTCATTTGCTTAA
- a CDS encoding DUF421 domain-containing protein, with protein sequence METLKDVFLVLGRIITILPLLLGVTIFMGKRAIGELPVFDFLIVLTLGSVVGADIADPSVKHFPTAVAIMGIGLLERFVAHIKLTNRKIGRALTFEPTIVIKDGQFLRKNMKKIRYSIDNILLMLRQNDVFYTEDVELGIIEANGKLSVFRKAEKDTPNREDFGILKQTDSISLPIIIDGKLYKSVLTSLQVDEAWLIEKLERQGINQIEDAFFASLTENLSLYVTMNCTDLEVPPLYH encoded by the coding sequence ATGGAGACTTTGAAAGATGTATTTTTAGTATTGGGACGGATTATTACAATTTTGCCTTTATTACTTGGTGTTACTATTTTCATGGGGAAACGGGCTATTGGAGAGTTACCTGTGTTTGACTTTTTAATTGTGCTAACACTTGGATCAGTGGTTGGCGCAGATATTGCAGATCCGAGTGTAAAGCATTTCCCAACCGCTGTAGCTATTATGGGCATCGGTCTGCTTGAAAGATTTGTAGCGCATATTAAATTAACTAATCGAAAGATAGGCCGAGCATTGACCTTTGAGCCAACCATTGTCATTAAAGATGGACAATTTTTAAGAAAGAATATGAAAAAAATACGCTATTCTATTGATAATATTCTTCTAATGTTACGACAAAATGATGTTTTCTATACAGAAGATGTTGAACTTGGAATCATTGAAGCAAACGGTAAACTGAGTGTTTTTAGAAAAGCTGAAAAGGACACACCAAACCGTGAAGATTTCGGTATTTTAAAACAAACCGATAGTATTTCACTTCCTATTATAATTGACGGCAAGTTGTATAAGTCTGTTCTAACTAGTTTACAAGTTGATGAAGCTTGGTTAATTGAAAAGCTAGAAAGACAAGGTATAAATCAGATTGAAGATGCTTTCTTTGCTTCCTTAACAGAAAACCTTTCACTTTATGTCACGATGAATTGCACTGATTTAGAGGTACCTCCGCTATATCACTAA
- a CDS encoding aminotransferase — protein sequence MKTQEKSYVAHHVDQLKPSGIRRFFDLASKMENVISLGVGEPDFVTPWNVIEASYHSLERGFTSYTANAGLFELRQEISKFLKTEYELEYNPENQVLVTVGASQAIDVALRAILNPGDEVIVVEPSFVSYVPAVRLAGGVPITVNATEEYAFKIQASQMEAAITPRTKALMICSPNNPTGAVLSKQEMEEIARLAKKHDFIVISDEIYADLTYDETFTSFAAIKEMAQRTILISGFSKAFAMTGWRLGYATGPKQIIEAMTKIHQYTIMCAPTMAQHGALEALRNGRSSVLEMKTSYRQRRNFVVKALKDMGLSCHLPGGAFYVFPSVTSTGMSSEDFAEELLQKQQVAVVPGGVFGESGEGYVRCSYATSMKQLDTAMKRMRKFVEEKQIQ from the coding sequence ATGAAAACACAAGAGAAATCATATGTTGCACACCATGTCGATCAATTAAAGCCTTCTGGAATCCGACGTTTTTTTGATTTGGCTTCAAAAATGGAGAATGTTATTTCATTAGGTGTAGGAGAACCTGATTTTGTCACACCATGGAATGTAATTGAAGCTAGTTACCATTCACTTGAACGCGGGTTTACTTCTTATACTGCAAATGCGGGTCTTTTCGAGTTAAGACAAGAAATTAGCAAATTTTTAAAAACAGAATATGAGTTGGAATACAATCCGGAAAATCAAGTCCTCGTTACGGTAGGTGCTAGCCAGGCGATTGATGTGGCATTGCGAGCGATATTAAATCCTGGTGATGAAGTAATTGTTGTGGAGCCGAGCTTTGTTTCTTATGTCCCTGCTGTACGTTTAGCTGGTGGAGTTCCGATCACAGTAAATGCAACAGAGGAATATGCATTTAAAATCCAAGCAAGTCAAATGGAAGCGGCGATTACACCACGTACAAAAGCGTTAATGATTTGTAGTCCTAATAATCCAACAGGAGCTGTTTTAAGCAAACAAGAGATGGAGGAAATTGCAAGGCTTGCAAAGAAGCATGATTTTATTGTTATTTCCGATGAAATTTATGCAGATTTAACGTATGACGAAACATTTACAAGTTTTGCCGCTATAAAAGAAATGGCACAACGAACCATTTTAATCTCTGGTTTTTCAAAAGCGTTTGCAATGACTGGGTGGCGTTTAGGTTATGCAACTGGCCCGAAACAAATTATAGAAGCAATGACAAAGATTCATCAATATACGATTATGTGTGCACCTACTATGGCGCAGCATGGTGCATTAGAAGCATTGCGAAATGGTAGAAGTAGTGTGCTGGAAATGAAAACAAGTTACAGGCAACGACGAAACTTTGTAGTTAAAGCACTAAAAGACATGGGACTCTCTTGTCATTTACCTGGTGGAGCTTTTTATGTATTTCCATCTGTAACGTCAACCGGGATGAGCTCGGAAGATTTTGCGGAGGAATTATTACAGAAGCAACAAGTTGCTGTTGTTCCAGGCGGTGTATTTGGTGAGAGTGGAGAAGGTTATGTACGCTGTTCTTATGCAACTTCGATGAAACAATTGGATACTGCAATGAAGCGGATGCGTAAATTTGTTGAAGAGAAACAAATACAATAA